Proteins co-encoded in one Lusitaniella coriacea LEGE 07157 genomic window:
- a CDS encoding NAD(P)H-quinone oxidoreductase subunit 5 — MEPLYQYAWLIPVLPLAGAMLVGLGLISFNKAINRLRQLNAVLIVALMGASMTISFALLWSQIHGHEAFSRSFEWAAAGDFHLTMGYVIDPLASLMLVIVTTVAFLVMVYTDGYMAHDPGYVRFYTYLSLFGASMLGLVISPNLVQIYIFWELVGMCSYLLIGFWYDREAAADACQKAFVTNRVGDFGLLLGMLGLYWATGSFDFGIMGERLHDLVQSGALWSSFAALLAILVFLGPAAKSAQFPLHVWLPDAMEGPTPISALIHAATMVAAGVFLIARMYPVFEGIPVAMNTIAWTGAFTAFLGASIALTQNDIKKGLAYSTISQLGYMVMAMGVGAYTAGLFHLMTHAYFKAMLFLCSGSVIHGMEGVVGHDPVLAQDMRLMGGLRKYMPITSITFLIGTLAICGIPPFAGFWSKDEILGLTFAANPVLWGIGWLTAGITAFYMFRMYFMTFEGKFRGNEMEIRAELKAEEGNLQPAFGPGAMDPNELDHHDDHHSSEPHESPLSMTLPLAILAIPSFLVGWLGKPWANSFEAFIHAPGEEVTEAVAEAAHFDWSEFLIMGGTSVGIALIGITLASLMYLQGKIDAGAIAGKLQPLYQFSLNKWYFDDLYDKLFVRGLRRLARQIMEVDYRVVDGAVNFTGLVAILSGEGLKYLENGRAQFYALIIFAAVLGFVVVSSLT; from the coding sequence ATGGAACCGCTCTATCAATATGCCTGGTTGATTCCAGTGCTGCCCCTGGCAGGAGCGATGCTAGTGGGTCTAGGACTCATCTCCTTCAATAAGGCAATCAATCGCCTCAGACAGCTCAACGCGGTATTAATTGTCGCCTTAATGGGCGCGTCAATGACGATCTCCTTTGCCCTGCTGTGGAGTCAAATTCACGGACACGAAGCCTTCTCTCGCAGCTTTGAGTGGGCAGCCGCCGGAGACTTTCACCTCACAATGGGGTATGTCATCGATCCCCTCGCGTCCTTAATGCTAGTCATCGTCACCACCGTCGCATTTCTGGTGATGGTCTACACCGACGGCTACATGGCGCACGATCCGGGATATGTACGCTTTTATACCTACTTGAGCCTCTTTGGTGCTTCAATGCTGGGTCTGGTCATTAGCCCGAACCTCGTACAAATTTATATCTTCTGGGAGTTGGTGGGAATGTGTTCCTACCTGCTCATCGGCTTCTGGTACGATCGCGAAGCCGCCGCCGATGCTTGCCAAAAAGCTTTCGTCACCAACCGCGTTGGCGACTTTGGTTTGCTCTTGGGAATGTTAGGACTGTATTGGGCAACGGGAAGCTTCGACTTTGGCATCATGGGCGAACGCCTGCACGACTTGGTGCAATCCGGCGCGTTGTGGTCAAGCTTTGCCGCCCTCCTCGCCATCCTTGTTTTCCTCGGTCCCGCCGCGAAATCTGCCCAATTTCCTCTTCACGTCTGGCTTCCCGACGCAATGGAGGGGCCCACGCCCATCTCCGCCCTAATTCACGCGGCAACAATGGTTGCGGCTGGGGTATTTTTAATTGCTCGGATGTACCCGGTGTTTGAAGGAATTCCGGTGGCAATGAATACCATTGCCTGGACGGGCGCATTTACAGCCTTTTTAGGGGCATCGATCGCGCTGACTCAAAACGATATCAAGAAAGGTCTTGCCTATTCAACTATTTCCCAATTGGGTTATATGGTCATGGCAATGGGCGTTGGAGCCTATACTGCCGGACTGTTTCACCTGATGACTCACGCCTACTTCAAGGCGATGCTCTTCCTTTGTTCTGGTTCTGTGATTCATGGAATGGAAGGCGTTGTGGGTCACGACCCCGTGTTAGCGCAGGATATGCGTTTGATGGGAGGTTTGCGGAAGTATATGCCCATCACCTCCATCACTTTTTTAATCGGGACGCTGGCAATTTGCGGAATTCCGCCCTTTGCTGGGTTTTGGTCGAAGGATGAAATTTTGGGGCTAACCTTCGCTGCTAATCCCGTTCTTTGGGGAATCGGTTGGTTGACCGCCGGAATTACTGCCTTTTATATGTTCCGGATGTACTTCATGACCTTTGAGGGCAAATTCCGCGGTAATGAGATGGAGATTCGCGCCGAACTGAAAGCAGAAGAAGGCAATCTGCAACCTGCTTTTGGCCCTGGGGCAATGGATCCCAACGAACTCGACCACCACGATGACCACCACAGCAGCGAACCCCACGAATCGCCCCTGAGTATGACGCTGCCTCTGGCAATTTTAGCGATTCCCTCCTTCCTTGTGGGTTGGTTGGGCAAACCCTGGGCAAACTCCTTTGAGGCGTTTATTCACGCGCCGGGAGAAGAGGTGACTGAAGCTGTCGCAGAAGCCGCTCATTTTGATTGGAGTGAATTTTTAATCATGGGCGGAACCTCTGTGGGGATTGCTTTGATTGGAATTACCCTCGCGTCGTTGATGTATTTACAGGGTAAAATCGACGCGGGCGCGATCGCGGGCAAACTTCAACCCCTCTATCAGTTCTCTCTCAATAAGTGGTACTTCGACGATCTTTACGACAAACTCTTTGTTCGAGGCTTGCGCCGCCTAGCCCGACAAATTATGGAAGTGGATTACCGCGTTGTAGATGGGGCGGTGAACTTCACCGGTTTAGTCGCAATTCTGAGCGGCGAAGGTCTAAAATACCTCGAAAATGGTCGCGCTCAATTCTAC
- the lipB gene encoding lipoyl(octanoyl) transferase LipB, whose product MQKRRCLLDNRGLVPYGIAWEAQQSLVASRLQNPTLDDILLLLEHPPVYTLGTGASLDFLKFDPNRTPWDVYRIERGGEVTYHCPGQLVGYPILNLHHYQQDLHWYLRQLEEVILQVLGGYGLHGYREPGLTGVWLEGYKVAAIGIKVKRWITMHGFSLNVCPDLQGFSRIIPCGIAGKPVGSLAQFIPDLEVQQVKENLCKAFAKVFQVELIDIAARSRS is encoded by the coding sequence ATGCAGAAACGTCGCTGCTTGCTCGATAACCGAGGATTGGTTCCCTACGGGATTGCTTGGGAAGCACAACAATCTCTCGTGGCTAGTCGCCTGCAAAACCCCACCCTCGACGACATTCTTTTATTACTCGAACATCCTCCTGTCTACACCCTCGGCACGGGAGCGAGTCTCGATTTTCTTAAATTCGATCCCAATCGAACCCCCTGGGACGTTTATCGCATCGAACGCGGAGGCGAAGTGACTTACCACTGTCCGGGACAATTGGTGGGCTATCCCATTTTGAATCTGCACCACTATCAGCAGGATTTGCACTGGTATCTGCGCCAACTCGAAGAAGTGATTCTTCAAGTCTTAGGGGGTTATGGATTGCACGGCTACCGGGAACCCGGTTTAACGGGGGTTTGGTTGGAGGGATATAAGGTGGCTGCAATCGGGATCAAGGTCAAGCGTTGGATTACGATGCACGGTTTTTCTCTCAATGTTTGCCCGGATTTACAAGGGTTTTCGCGAATTATTCCCTGTGGAATTGCGGGTAAACCCGTTGGCTCTCTGGCACAATTTATTCCCGATCTTGAAGTGCAGCAAGTTAAAGAAAACCTCTGCAAGGC